One Sphaerisporangium krabiense DNA segment encodes these proteins:
- a CDS encoding nucleobase:cation symporter-2 family protein, with translation MSPTVRAPQSTDSRRHPVDEVLPIPQLFFFGLQHMLIMYAGCVAVPLVLGAVLKLDTHTIALIVNADLLVAGIATIIQSLGLTRFFGIRMPVVAGASFTFLTPMILIGSEYGLPTMYGSMIAAGVFGILIARPFSKVLRFFPTLVTGCVITIIGLSLIKVSADLIIGSDPAAPNYASVRYILLAFAVVVIIVLVNRLFKGFARNVSVLFGLALGAVISWFMGLADFSSVGGAKWFGFSTPLQFGAPEFRIVPIIAMCVAMVVVFSEMTACVLAIGDAVGKKVTDKDMARGLATDGLAALLAGFMNSVPDSTFGQNVGLISLTKVKSRYVITVTGLLLLIMGAIPKLGELVASLPGPVIGGAGLVMFAMTAAVGIQMLQKVNFEGNQNLLIVAVALGVGMLPVAVPTIYQNFHQDAQFILGSAITATVLVALLLNLLFNHLLVREDPPAAEAAPSADAHEIPRTPVVDGTG, from the coding sequence GTGTCACCTACCGTCCGCGCACCCCAGTCAACGGACTCCCGTCGTCACCCGGTCGACGAAGTCCTGCCCATCCCCCAGTTGTTCTTCTTCGGCCTGCAACACATGCTGATCATGTACGCGGGCTGCGTGGCCGTTCCGCTCGTGCTCGGCGCGGTGCTCAAACTCGACACGCACACCATCGCATTGATCGTCAACGCCGACCTGCTGGTGGCCGGAATCGCGACCATCATCCAGAGCCTCGGGCTGACCCGCTTCTTCGGCATCCGGATGCCGGTGGTCGCGGGCGCCTCGTTCACCTTCCTCACCCCGATGATCCTGATCGGCTCCGAGTACGGCCTGCCGACCATGTACGGCTCGATGATCGCGGCCGGCGTCTTCGGGATACTGATCGCCCGGCCGTTCTCCAAGGTGCTGCGGTTCTTCCCGACCCTGGTCACCGGCTGCGTCATCACGATCATCGGACTCTCGCTGATCAAGGTGAGCGCCGACCTGATCATCGGCTCCGACCCGGCCGCGCCGAACTACGCGAGCGTGCGGTACATCCTGCTGGCGTTCGCCGTCGTGGTGATCATCGTGCTGGTGAACCGCCTGTTCAAGGGGTTCGCCCGCAACGTCTCGGTGCTCTTCGGCCTCGCGCTCGGCGCCGTGATCTCCTGGTTCATGGGCCTCGCCGACTTCTCGTCCGTGGGCGGCGCCAAGTGGTTCGGCTTCTCCACGCCCCTGCAGTTCGGCGCGCCGGAGTTCCGGATCGTCCCGATCATCGCGATGTGCGTGGCCATGGTGGTGGTCTTCAGCGAGATGACCGCGTGCGTGCTCGCCATCGGGGACGCCGTCGGCAAGAAGGTCACCGACAAGGACATGGCCAGGGGCCTCGCCACCGACGGCCTCGCCGCCCTGCTCGCCGGGTTCATGAACTCCGTGCCGGACTCCACCTTCGGGCAGAACGTGGGACTGATCAGCCTCACCAAGGTCAAGAGCCGCTACGTCATCACGGTCACCGGCCTGCTCCTGCTGATCATGGGAGCCATCCCCAAGCTCGGCGAGCTCGTCGCCAGCCTGCCCGGCCCGGTGATCGGCGGCGCCGGCCTGGTGATGTTCGCGATGACCGCGGCCGTGGGCATCCAGATGCTGCAGAAGGTGAACTTCGAGGGCAACCAGAACCTGCTCATCGTCGCCGTCGCCCTCGGCGTCGGCATGCTGCCGGTCGCGGTGCCCACCATCTACCAGAACTTCCACCAGGACGCGCAGTTCATCCTCGGCAGCGCCATCACGGCCACCGTGCTCGTGGCGTTGCTGCTCAACCTGCTCTTCAACCACCTGCTGGTCCGCGAGGACCCACCCGCGGCCGAGGCCGCCCCGAGCGCCGACGCCCATGAGATCCCCCGGACGCCCGTCGTGGACGGCACCGGCTGA
- a CDS encoding amidase family protein, with amino-acid sequence MSDAGIPAFTPADLAAVAARWGLDPDLVGRLGPALDRMRDTYGRVRTLATEGRAPEPPPVAVTRVPRGPDNPHGAWLYRVDDPGRHGTGPLAGRTVTVKESIAVRGVPMTLGSRLMADFVPGSDSAVVGRLRDAGAIIAGTSVCEDLCYSGSSFTSAHGPVGNPWDPRRAAGGSSSGAAVLVATGQADYGIGTDHGGSVRNPAAWCGVFGLKPTYGVVEYDGAMPTERTLDHIGVLTRTAADLVPFLEAAATPPTAHESYADGYARGITGLRAGVLAEGFRWPDRSDPRVDGVVGESAWALERLGLTVSEVSVPLHRHGRDVHLPISIEGGLTTVFESRLQGNNHLGPYHPNFGEAFGRALARSPEDIPVGGVLALVGATLLRDATHGKVMAYAQQVRARLRAQVDRALREVDLLVLPAVPMPPHPLPADPRAAVIDTDLPFEMHDNNCVFNLTGHPALSVPCGFVDGLPVGMLLVGRPGTDARLARVAAEFEERVFRCPPPPPPLPGARDELPTVRSGR; translated from the coding sequence GTGAGCGACGCCGGCATCCCCGCCTTCACGCCCGCCGATCTGGCCGCGGTCGCGGCCCGGTGGGGGCTCGACCCCGACCTGGTGGGCCGGCTCGGCCCCGCCCTGGACCGGATGCGGGACACCTACGGCCGCGTGCGGACCCTGGCGACCGAGGGGCGGGCCCCCGAGCCGCCGCCCGTCGCGGTCACCCGGGTCCCGCGCGGCCCGGACAACCCCCACGGCGCCTGGCTCTACCGGGTCGACGACCCCGGGCGGCACGGGACCGGGCCGCTCGCCGGGCGGACCGTGACCGTCAAGGAGTCGATCGCGGTGCGCGGGGTGCCGATGACCCTGGGCAGCCGCCTCATGGCCGATTTCGTCCCCGGCTCCGACTCGGCGGTCGTCGGCCGGCTCCGGGACGCCGGCGCGATCATCGCCGGCACGTCGGTGTGCGAGGACCTGTGCTACTCCGGGTCCAGCTTCACCAGCGCGCACGGCCCCGTCGGCAACCCGTGGGACCCGCGCCGCGCGGCCGGGGGATCCTCCAGCGGCGCCGCCGTCCTGGTGGCCACCGGGCAGGCCGACTACGGCATCGGCACCGACCACGGCGGCTCGGTCCGCAACCCCGCGGCCTGGTGCGGCGTCTTCGGCCTCAAACCGACGTACGGCGTCGTCGAGTACGACGGCGCGATGCCGACCGAGCGCACGCTGGACCACATCGGCGTGCTCACCCGCACGGCCGCCGACCTCGTCCCCTTCCTGGAGGCCGCCGCCACGCCCCCCACGGCGCACGAGTCGTACGCCGACGGGTACGCCCGCGGGATCACCGGGCTGCGCGCTGGCGTCCTGGCCGAGGGATTCCGCTGGCCGGACCGCTCGGACCCGCGCGTGGACGGCGTGGTCGGCGAGTCCGCGTGGGCGCTGGAGCGGCTGGGGCTGACCGTGTCCGAGGTGTCGGTGCCGTTGCACCGGCACGGGAGGGACGTCCACCTGCCCATCTCGATCGAGGGCGGCCTCACCACCGTCTTCGAGTCCCGCCTCCAGGGCAACAACCACCTCGGGCCCTACCACCCGAACTTCGGGGAGGCCTTCGGCCGGGCGCTCGCCCGCAGTCCCGAGGACATCCCGGTCGGCGGGGTGCTGGCGCTGGTCGGCGCCACGCTGCTGCGGGACGCCACGCACGGCAAGGTCATGGCGTACGCGCAGCAGGTGCGGGCGCGGCTGCGCGCGCAGGTCGATCGCGCGCTGCGTGAGGTGGACCTGCTCGTCCTGCCGGCCGTCCCGATGCCGCCGCACCCGCTCCCGGCCGACCCGCGCGCGGCGGTGATCGACACCGATCTTCCCTTCGAGATGCACGACAACAACTGCGTGTTCAACCTCACCGGGCACCCCGCGCTCAGCGTCCCCTGCGGGTTCGTGGACGGGCTGCCGGTCGGCATGCTCCTGGTCGGACGGCCCGGCACGGACGCGCGCCTGGCCCGTGTCGCGGCCGAGTTCGAGGAACGCGTCTTCCGCTGCCCCCCACCGCCGCCGCCTCTTCCCGGGGCGCGGGACGAACTTCCCACCGTGAGGAGCGGACGATGA
- a CDS encoding DUF2237 family protein, with the protein MTALNFFGEPLEPCGFDPITGYRRDGYCHTGPDNPKGHTVCAIVDEGFIAFQTTVGNDIATPRPDLAFPGLKPGDHWCVIASKWYEAYLAGRACPVNLAATNIRALEVIPREALMEYGVDLRAGDGGDTSR; encoded by the coding sequence ATGACCGCGCTGAACTTCTTCGGCGAGCCGCTCGAGCCGTGCGGCTTCGACCCGATCACCGGATACCGCCGGGACGGCTACTGCCACACCGGCCCGGACAACCCCAAGGGGCACACCGTCTGCGCGATCGTCGACGAAGGCTTCATCGCCTTCCAGACCACGGTCGGCAACGACATCGCGACGCCCCGGCCCGACCTCGCCTTCCCCGGGCTGAAGCCCGGCGACCACTGGTGCGTCATCGCGTCGAAGTGGTACGAGGCGTACCTGGCCGGCCGCGCCTGCCCGGTGAACCTCGCGGCGACCAACATCCGGGCGCTGGAGGTGATCCCGCGCGAGGCGCTCATGGAGTACGGGGTGGACCTTCGCGCGGGCGACGGCGGGGACACCTCGCGGTGA
- a CDS encoding polysaccharide deacetylase family protein, whose amino-acid sequence MAKDIKILIGVDVDAVAGWLGSYGGEDSPNDIQRGVFAGEVGTPRLLQLFERYGLRSTWFIPGHSIETFPAEMAAVAEKGHEIGAHGYSHENPIDMSLEQERDVLGHCVELIRRLWGRPPRGYVAPWWEMSRNTTDLLKEYGFSYGHSQNYNDFHPFYARVGDEWTKIDYSRRAGDWMKPLRHGDEVDLVEFCGNWYVDDLPPMMFVKKSPNSHGFVSPRDVEQLWRDQFDWVYRELDYAVFPMTLHPDVSGRPQVLLMLERLFESWLDLPGVEFTTFDAAADDFRRRYPFEGAERPAPVGSGPGPRRKTGETAL is encoded by the coding sequence ATGGCCAAGGACATAAAGATCCTCATCGGCGTCGACGTCGACGCCGTCGCCGGCTGGCTCGGCTCCTACGGCGGCGAGGACTCGCCCAACGACATCCAGCGGGGCGTGTTCGCCGGCGAGGTGGGCACCCCGCGCCTGCTCCAGCTCTTCGAGCGGTACGGCCTGCGCAGCACCTGGTTCATCCCGGGACACTCCATCGAGACCTTCCCCGCCGAGATGGCGGCCGTCGCCGAGAAGGGGCACGAGATCGGGGCGCACGGCTACTCCCACGAGAACCCCATCGACATGTCCCTGGAGCAGGAACGCGACGTGCTCGGCCACTGCGTCGAGCTGATCCGGCGGCTGTGGGGACGCCCGCCGCGCGGCTACGTCGCCCCGTGGTGGGAGATGAGCCGCAACACCACCGACCTCCTCAAGGAGTACGGCTTCTCCTACGGCCACTCGCAGAACTACAACGACTTCCACCCCTTCTACGCCCGCGTGGGCGACGAATGGACGAAGATCGACTACAGCCGCCGCGCCGGCGACTGGATGAAACCCCTCCGGCACGGCGACGAGGTCGACCTCGTGGAGTTCTGCGGCAACTGGTACGTCGACGACCTGCCGCCGATGATGTTCGTCAAGAAGTCCCCGAACAGCCACGGCTTCGTCAGCCCCCGCGACGTCGAACAGCTCTGGCGCGACCAGTTCGACTGGGTCTACCGTGAGCTCGACTACGCGGTGTTCCCCATGACGCTGCACCCCGACGTGTCCGGACGGCCGCAGGTGCTGTTGATGCTGGAACGGCTCTTCGAGAGCTGGCTCGACCTGCCCGGGGTCGAGTTCACCACCTTCGACGCGGCGGCCGACGACTTCCGCCGGCGCTATCCTTTCGAGGGCGCCGAGCGGCCGGCGCCGGTCGGGAGCGGTCCTGGACCGAGGCGGAAGACCGGGGAGACGGCCCTGTGA
- a CDS encoding GntR family transcriptional regulator produces the protein MSRQADAPSFDIDADYKPLRDRVRDELRQRIIDDVYPAGTRLVETELAAQLGVSRLPVREAIRALETEGFVRTVPRRGAVVVELSAQDVEELFDVREALEVLASQQAATRATKAELRRVRSVLDRGRKALDAGDRIALGKANEAFHDEILKLSHNTLLQSVLEPLQGRLHWLLRQTGDPYDLFEEHAAWFEAIASGAADLAAEHARRHARLNREIVRNLLAERQQRAPSA, from the coding sequence GTGAGCAGGCAGGCTGACGCGCCGAGTTTCGACATCGACGCCGACTACAAGCCCCTCAGGGACCGCGTCCGCGACGAGCTGCGCCAGCGCATCATCGACGACGTGTACCCGGCCGGCACCCGGCTCGTCGAGACCGAGCTCGCGGCCCAGCTCGGCGTCTCCCGGCTGCCGGTGCGCGAGGCGATCCGCGCGCTGGAGACCGAGGGGTTCGTCAGGACGGTCCCCCGCCGGGGCGCGGTCGTGGTGGAACTCTCCGCCCAGGACGTCGAGGAGCTGTTCGACGTGCGGGAGGCGCTGGAGGTCCTGGCCAGCCAGCAGGCGGCCACCCGGGCCACCAAGGCCGAGCTGCGGCGCGTCCGGAGCGTCCTCGACCGTGGCCGCAAGGCCCTCGACGCCGGGGACCGCATCGCCCTCGGCAAGGCCAACGAGGCCTTCCACGACGAGATCCTGAAGCTGTCCCACAACACCCTGCTCCAGTCCGTGCTGGAGCCGCTGCAGGGACGTCTCCACTGGCTGCTGCGCCAGACCGGTGACCCGTACGACCTGTTCGAGGAGCACGCCGCGTGGTTCGAGGCGATCGCCTCGGGCGCGGCCGACCTCGCCGCCGAGCATGCCCGCAGGCATGCCCGGCTGAACCGCGAGATCGTGCGGAACCTCCTGGCCGAGCGGCAGCAACGCGCCCCGTCGGCCTAG
- a CDS encoding MFS transporter, which produces MSRWDALRAYSALPATTGPWFLAVTLIGRVPASMGQLGALLLVSGATGSLALGGATASAFAVGQAAGGPLVGRAADRYGHRPAGLAAALLHTAALVLLVVCVERDAPTGAALLAAVVAGFSVPQVGPLSRARWTALAHHGRLPMARFPAAMSFEGTGDEFAFVLGPALVGVIATATSPPAAVLVAAGLTVTMCVAFALHPTAAAVTRGQGRGADAAAPVLRVPVFLLAAGLTGLGCYFGAVQAGVTWRAVDAGADGAAGLIYAVLGLSSALAGVLVPMLPASFPLARRLQVGFVLLAVLTLPLAIVGGFQVGGLWPLGLLIVLPGVTIAPILVTAYTQAEMTVPVAKISWVMTVLTSAVVVGYAIGAFLSGTLADRYGPLSAFLLALGAAGVGIAASGLGRRRLAALRPGGTPHHERNPAEIS; this is translated from the coding sequence GTGAGCCGCTGGGACGCGCTGCGCGCCTACTCGGCGCTGCCCGCCACCACCGGTCCCTGGTTCCTGGCGGTCACGCTGATCGGCCGCGTCCCCGCGAGCATGGGCCAGCTCGGCGCGCTGCTGCTGGTCAGCGGGGCCACGGGGTCCCTCGCGCTCGGCGGCGCCACGGCCTCCGCCTTCGCCGTGGGGCAGGCGGCCGGCGGCCCGCTCGTCGGGCGGGCGGCGGACCGCTACGGGCACCGGCCGGCCGGGCTGGCCGCGGCGCTGCTGCACACGGCGGCCCTCGTCCTGCTGGTGGTGTGCGTCGAGCGGGACGCGCCCACGGGGGCGGCGCTGCTGGCGGCCGTGGTCGCGGGCTTCTCGGTGCCGCAGGTCGGCCCGCTGTCCCGGGCCCGCTGGACCGCGCTGGCCCACCACGGACGGCTGCCCATGGCGCGTTTCCCTGCGGCGATGAGCTTCGAGGGGACCGGCGACGAGTTCGCGTTCGTCCTCGGGCCCGCGCTGGTCGGCGTCATCGCGACGGCGACCTCGCCCCCGGCGGCGGTGCTGGTGGCCGCCGGGCTCACCGTCACGATGTGCGTGGCGTTCGCCCTGCATCCCACGGCCGCCGCCGTCACCCGGGGCCAGGGCAGGGGCGCGGACGCCGCGGCCCCGGTGCTGCGCGTCCCGGTGTTCCTGCTCGCCGCCGGGCTGACCGGCCTCGGGTGCTACTTCGGCGCGGTGCAGGCCGGCGTCACGTGGCGCGCGGTCGACGCCGGGGCCGACGGGGCGGCCGGGCTGATCTACGCGGTGCTCGGGCTGAGCAGCGCACTCGCCGGGGTGCTCGTCCCGATGCTGCCCGCGTCCTTCCCGCTCGCCCGCCGGCTCCAGGTGGGCTTCGTGCTGCTGGCCGTCCTCACCCTGCCCCTCGCGATCGTCGGCGGGTTCCAGGTCGGCGGGCTGTGGCCGCTGGGGCTGCTGATCGTGCTGCCCGGCGTCACCATCGCGCCGATCCTCGTCACGGCGTACACCCAGGCCGAGATGACGGTGCCGGTGGCGAAGATCTCGTGGGTCATGACCGTGCTCACCTCCGCCGTCGTCGTCGGCTACGCGATCGGCGCCTTTCTGTCGGGCACGCTCGCCGACCGGTACGGCCCCCTTTCGGCCTTCCTGCTCGCGCTCGGCGCGGCCGGTGTGGGCATCGCGGCCAGTGGCCTCGGGCGGCGGCGGCTGGCGGCCCTGCGCCCGGGCGGAACACCACACCACGAGCGGAATCCTGCGGAAATTTCCTGA
- a CDS encoding DUF1116 domain-containing protein: protein MSDPTQQTLDALNGTAVHLRHVRKARDATDRVGPRHFLHAGPPLELAAVPGPMRGAIIAGLLLEREAGSAAEAEAIIDRGEVSISPCHDAGAVGAMAGIITPNTPVVVAGTAGGVTTFSPLNEGIGGAMRYGSYDDVTLARLRWLGDVLAPALDEAVRRSDPLDLPALVAEGLRRGDDCHNRLVATTAALLVALTPGLLRTRLDREDLAKVVAFIAGNGHFALPFAISAAKAVTLAASGVPGSPVVTAMASNGREFGIRVSGLGDRWFTVAAPVGDPVLVEGATLDDVTPTMGDSMIAETAGFGAFAMTAAPAIMSFVGGDAARAHEITRRMRTVCAGTSERFLIPGEDFRGTPLGIDVHKVRATGVEPVINNGLAHREPGRGRAGAGITPIPVEPFAAASRALEEAGHAGRAAAVEGAHA from the coding sequence ATGTCCGATCCCACGCAGCAGACCCTCGACGCCCTGAACGGCACCGCGGTCCATCTGCGCCACGTCCGCAAGGCACGCGACGCCACCGACCGGGTCGGGCCGCGGCACTTCCTGCACGCCGGGCCGCCGCTCGAACTCGCCGCCGTCCCCGGGCCCATGCGCGGCGCGATCATCGCGGGCCTGCTGCTGGAGCGCGAGGCCGGCTCCGCCGCCGAGGCCGAGGCGATCATCGACCGTGGCGAGGTGAGCATCAGCCCGTGTCACGACGCCGGCGCGGTCGGCGCGATGGCCGGGATCATCACGCCGAACACCCCCGTCGTGGTCGCCGGGACCGCCGGCGGCGTCACGACGTTCTCGCCGCTGAACGAGGGCATCGGCGGGGCCATGCGCTACGGGTCGTACGACGACGTGACGCTGGCCCGGCTGCGGTGGCTCGGCGACGTGCTCGCCCCGGCCCTGGACGAGGCCGTCCGGCGCTCCGACCCCCTCGACCTGCCCGCCCTGGTGGCCGAAGGGCTGCGGCGGGGCGACGACTGCCACAACCGGCTGGTCGCGACCACCGCGGCCCTGCTCGTGGCGCTCACCCCCGGCCTGCTGCGCACCCGCCTCGACCGCGAGGACCTCGCGAAGGTGGTCGCGTTCATCGCCGGCAACGGGCACTTCGCCCTGCCCTTCGCGATCTCGGCGGCCAAGGCCGTCACGCTGGCGGCGAGCGGCGTCCCCGGCAGCCCGGTCGTCACGGCCATGGCGAGCAACGGGCGGGAGTTCGGCATCCGCGTCAGCGGGCTCGGCGACCGCTGGTTCACCGTGGCGGCGCCGGTCGGCGACCCGGTGCTGGTGGAGGGGGCCACGCTCGACGACGTCACGCCGACCATGGGCGACTCGATGATCGCGGAGACGGCCGGGTTCGGCGCGTTCGCGATGACCGCGGCGCCCGCGATCATGTCCTTCGTCGGCGGCGACGCGGCGCGGGCCCACGAGATCACCCGGCGCATGCGGACCGTCTGCGCCGGGACCAGCGAGCGTTTCCTCATCCCCGGCGAGGACTTCCGCGGCACGCCGCTCGGCATCGACGTGCACAAGGTGCGCGCCACCGGCGTCGAACCCGTCATCAACAACGGCCTCGCGCACCGCGAGCCGGGACGCGGCCGGGCCGGCGCGGGGATCACCCCGATCCCGGTGGAGCCGTTCGCCGCGGCGAGCCGGGCGCTGGAGGAAGCCGGCCACGCCGGACGGGCCGCCGCCGTCGAGGGGGCGCACGCGTGA
- a CDS encoding maleate cis-trans isomerase family protein, whose amino-acid sequence MRPTARRIGMITPSSNTVVEPVTGELLGARQDVSVHFTRLRVTSISLDPADTRQFGQDSFVEASRLLGDARVDVVAWNGTSGSWLGPDRDERLCRAMAQAAGTPATTSTLAILTALRTRAVRRLGLLTPYTPDVGAAIAANYAGQGFPVHAARHVGLTTNYDFALVTAAQLDDAFDGLAAAGCDAVAVVCTNVRAAHLAAGWESRTGVLVVDSVAATLWHALALAGDTAPITGYGGLLARPPAAFTQR is encoded by the coding sequence GTGCGGCCGACCGCGCGGCGGATAGGCATGATCACCCCGTCGTCCAACACCGTTGTGGAACCCGTGACCGGCGAACTGCTGGGCGCCCGGCAGGACGTCTCGGTCCACTTCACGCGGCTCCGGGTGACGAGCATCAGCCTCGATCCCGCCGACACCCGTCAGTTCGGCCAGGACTCCTTCGTCGAGGCGTCCCGGCTCCTCGGCGACGCCCGCGTGGACGTCGTCGCCTGGAACGGCACCTCGGGCTCCTGGCTCGGTCCCGACCGGGACGAGCGCCTGTGCCGCGCCATGGCGCAGGCCGCGGGCACGCCCGCGACGACCTCGACGCTGGCCATCCTCACGGCGCTGCGCACCCGGGCGGTCCGGCGCCTCGGCCTGCTCACGCCGTACACGCCGGACGTCGGCGCGGCCATCGCCGCGAACTACGCCGGCCAGGGCTTCCCCGTCCACGCGGCGCGCCACGTCGGCCTCACCACGAACTACGACTTCGCGCTGGTCACGGCCGCGCAGCTCGACGACGCCTTCGACGGGCTCGCCGCCGCCGGCTGCGACGCCGTCGCGGTGGTGTGCACCAACGTGCGCGCCGCGCACCTCGCCGCCGGGTGGGAGAGCCGGACCGGCGTCCTGGTGGTCGACAGCGTCGCGGCGACGCTGTGGCACGCCCTCGCGCTGGCCGGGGACACGGCCCCGATCACCGGGTACGGCGGGCTGCTCGCCCGCCCGCCCGCGGCTTTCACCCAGAGATGA
- a CDS encoding ferredoxin, with protein MKITVDRNLCDGNGVCMGIAPDVFDIDDDLTLHIADEIPDDPEVHAQVRQSVTSCPVLALTLVE; from the coding sequence ATGAAGATCACTGTTGACCGCAACCTGTGCGACGGCAACGGCGTGTGCATGGGCATCGCCCCGGACGTCTTCGACATCGACGACGACCTGACCCTGCACATCGCCGACGAGATCCCCGACGACCCCGAGGTCCACGCCCAGGTCCGCCAGTCGGTCACCTCCTGCCCGGTCCTCGCCCTGACCCTGGTGGAATGA
- a CDS encoding aromatic ring-hydroxylating oxygenase subunit alpha, which produces MGQAPVSANLRRILKVIEEGSRDMATGWNLPRECYVDPEFYAFEQEAVFMRQWLCLGRVDEIPKPGDFVRVDMGDEPLMMVRGKDMEIRVLTPVCAHRAHLVCEGTGNTGRLFRCPFHAWTYGLDGNLIAAPSMNDTIGLKNLKGEAYLPSHRVEIWNGFVFTNLDPDAKPLAPTLTKLTAELENYHIGDMVSMPVAELRGNNWNWKSQLENGIEPYHSAYLHGMLHDFAHVRLTSFVDISPDEGAIYHPTGFYHADAGFNPTTKALLPVIPTLGEKERNQVIFASIPPNLGFGAVPEGLFYYLVLPAGPEHMNLRIGHLYPEESTKHPRFEQLYKIAQDGLVLFHQQDASSDLSLQKGMRSRFRRPGRYSFQEESLLQFNQWLLKRYQDYVDLVDGGLETSAAL; this is translated from the coding sequence ATGGGTCAGGCGCCCGTTTCAGCGAACCTCCGGCGGATCCTCAAGGTCATCGAAGAGGGCTCCCGCGACATGGCCACCGGCTGGAACCTTCCCCGCGAGTGCTATGTCGATCCGGAGTTCTACGCCTTCGAGCAGGAGGCCGTCTTCATGCGGCAGTGGCTGTGCCTCGGCCGCGTCGACGAGATCCCGAAGCCGGGAGACTTCGTCCGCGTCGACATGGGCGACGAGCCCTTGATGATGGTCCGCGGCAAGGACATGGAGATCCGGGTCCTGACCCCGGTCTGCGCGCACCGGGCCCACCTGGTGTGCGAGGGGACGGGGAACACCGGCAGGCTGTTCCGCTGCCCGTTCCACGCCTGGACCTACGGGCTCGACGGCAACCTGATCGCGGCGCCGTCCATGAACGACACCATCGGCCTCAAGAACCTGAAGGGAGAGGCGTACCTTCCCTCGCACCGGGTCGAGATCTGGAACGGCTTCGTCTTCACCAACCTCGACCCGGACGCCAAGCCCCTCGCGCCCACGCTCACCAAGCTGACCGCCGAACTGGAGAACTACCACATCGGCGACATGGTGAGCATGCCGGTGGCCGAGCTGCGCGGCAACAACTGGAACTGGAAGTCCCAGCTGGAGAACGGCATCGAGCCGTACCACAGCGCCTACCTGCACGGCATGTTGCACGACTTCGCGCACGTCCGGCTGACCAGCTTCGTCGACATCAGCCCCGACGAGGGCGCGATCTACCACCCGACCGGCTTCTATCACGCCGACGCGGGTTTCAACCCCACCACCAAGGCCCTGCTCCCGGTGATCCCGACGCTCGGCGAGAAGGAGCGCAACCAGGTCATCTTCGCCTCGATCCCGCCGAACCTGGGCTTCGGGGCGGTGCCGGAGGGCCTGTTCTACTACCTCGTCCTGCCGGCCGGGCCCGAGCACATGAACCTGCGCATCGGCCACCTGTATCCGGAGGAGTCCACCAAGCACCCCCGCTTCGAGCAGCTCTACAAGATCGCCCAGGACGGCCTCGTCCTGTTCCACCAGCAGGACGCCAGCTCGGACCTCTCCCTGCAGAAGGGCATGCGCTCCCGTTTCCGCCGTCCCGGCCGCTACTCGTTCCAGGAGGAGTCGCTCCTCCAGTTCAACCAGTGGCTGCTGAAGCGCTACCAGGACTACGTGGACCTGGTCGACGGCGGCCTTGAGACCTCGGCCGCGCTCTGA